The Moritella sp. F3 genomic sequence CTGGCATTATTAAGCCCTGTGGTGTTTAAGTTAACGAAAGAGTACTTTGCTAAGCAAGGTAATGCTGCTAAAGAATAGTTTGTCCTGCCCATAAACGCTGGTGGTCATGATTCACCAATTATGATCAGCGGCTGTATCTAAACCCCTGCCTATTTTCGTTGAAAGTAGGCAGGGGTTTTGTTTTTATATTGCTGAAACCTGGCATATTGTCTTTTATCCTAAGCTTACAATCGCTTACACAGTGTCGTCGGTAATTATTTTACCATGCGCTACTTTATGTAATTTTATGTAAAGATTGTATTTCACTAAGGATAGTTCAGTAATGGCAATATCAAATAAATTGAGAATGTGTTTATTAACGACTGGCATGGTCGTGCTTGCAGGTTGTGGTTCTGATAATGCTAGTAAGGCAACGCCAACTGTACTGCAAACAACAGTGAAAGTATTTGATACTGTTGCTAATTGTAAAAATAAAGCCGATGTACCGAGTTGTCATTTTGATAATGGTGTGTATGTGATTAAGTTAGGTAATAACGTAACTGATGCACAGCAACAGCGTGTTATGGAACGTGTGAAGAACATGATGCAATGGGCTCACCAGGATGTGCGAGATCAGTTTGCGGCGAAACGAATTATTATTGGATTGCTTGAAAATGAATCAGCTATAACGGGCACAACTGGTGAGTTTATTATTGAATTGAATGACCAAAAAGGCACTATTATTGACGGTATTGAATTAATTTATATTGATAATGAGGGAAAAGACGAGACGCTTTCTTCGACCACTTATCAAAAATTGATGCAGCTTTATGATTACTATGTAGATGGAAATGCAAATACAGCAACAGGTACTGCATTGGGTGTAGCTTATGGTTCGTTTAAGGATGCACTACTGCAAACTAAAGTCGCCGCTGAATTGCAAAGTCTTGCTTACTTGAAATATGATGAATGTAATTATGGTAATGGCCAATTATCTACGGTAGCAAGTGAGCGTGCGTTAGGCACACCAACACCGTGTATAGATAGTGAAGATAGCAGTAATATTATTGCTAATGGTAAACCAGATGAAACTCATTCGCTAGCGGTGAATTTAAACCCAGGTGCATTACTGGGCACTGTGTATGAATATCAAGTTGAAGCAGACAAAAATACTGCCGCAGGGGAGTTATCTGGTTCTAGTCATAGTAAATTTATTGATGCTGGTAAGCTTGGTTCTGGTGTTGCAGACGGCCTTACTGACCAATCTAAGCTATTTGTTAGCTGGGCAAATCCAGCATTTTTACCATTTAAACAATACTTAGATACTTATTTCTTTGTGAATAAAAAATAAAATAATTATACGTAAGGAGAGGTGCCATACTTCTCCTTATCTCTGACGACACGACTCTTTTCATTCTAATCTATTTTATTCATTGCCTGTCAGTCTATCTTTCGCTACTGTACTTTTATAGATAAAATTGATATCACAATACCAGTGAGCAGGGAAAGACATTACTATGAGTTCAGACAAATTAGCCACACAGTTAGTATCAGCAGGACGCGACAGAAAATTCTCACACGGTTCAGTTAACCCTGTAGTACAACGCGCATCATCAATTGTATTTGAATCAGTTAAAGCAAAAAAAGCAGCGACAGCGAAGCGTGCAGACGGTGAACTTTTTTATGGTCGCCGCGGTACCCAAACGCATTTCTCTTTGCAAGAGGCGATGACCGAACTAGAAGGCGGTGCAGGGTGCGCGCTTTATCCTTGTGGTGCTGCTGCGGTTACTAACTCTATTTTGTCATTTGTGAGTGCGGGCGAGCATATCCTCATGACTGGTGCTGCCTATGAACCAACGCAAGATTTTTGTAATGTGATGTTAGCTAAAATGAACGTAGCAACGACGTATTACGATCCGATGCTAGGCGAAGGTATTGCGGCATTAATGCAAGACAATACTAGCGTGGTATTTCTAGAATCACCAAGTTCAGTCACCATGGAAGTACAAGATATTCCAGCGATTGTAAAAGCAGTGCGCGCGGTAAATCCTGAAGTGATTATCATGATGGATAATACGTGGGCTGCGGGAGTATTATTTAAAGCGCTTGAACATGATATCGATATCTCAATTCAAGCGGGCACGAAATACATCATTGGTCATTCTGACTATATGTTAGGTACCGCCGTTGCTAATGAGCGTTGCTGGGCACAATTACGTGAGCAGTCTTACCTTATGGGACAAATGGTTGATGCTGATACTGCGTACATGGCGAGCCGAGGTTTACGCACTATGGGTATTCGTTTAAAGCAGCATGAAGCTGCAAGTATTCAAGTGGCGAATTGGTTAAGCGCTCGTCCAGAAGTGGAACGTGTTAATCATCCAGCATTACCAAGTTGTAAAGGCCACGAATTTTACAAACGTGACTTTAATGGTTGTAACGGTTTGTTCTCATTTATTTTAAAAGACAAATTAAGCAATGAACAACTGGCTAACTACCTCGATAACTTTGCCCATTTCAGCATGGCATATTCATGGGGCGGTTATGAGTCATTAATCTTGGCTAACCAAGCGTCAGAATTGAATCGTATTAGACCTGCTGGAGATGTTGATTTCACTGGTACGCTAGTGCGTTTACACATTGGTTTGGAAGATGTAGAAGACTTGATTTCTGATTTAGAAGCGGGTTTTGCTCGACTTTAAATACTCAGATGTAATGAACCAAAAGCAATGAACTAGTAATCATTAATAAAGTAACGGACTAAAGCTAATACTAGTCCGTTACTACTTACTTATAAGATCAAATAAGCACTTCTTTTTTGACAACCTTTCTCGATTTAAACTGCGTCATCGCCACACCTGTAAGAACCAATGCTCCGCCAATAAACTGATAACTCGATAGCTGCTCATCAAGAATAAAGGTCGCCATGACGGCGGTAAATACCGGTAATAGATTCATAAACATTGCCGATTTATCTGCGCCAAGATGTTGGATACTCTGCATCCATAACCAAGTGGCTAAGATTGAAGTTGGTATCGCTGCATATAATACCAAGGGGAGCGATTCAGTGGTTAGGCTGACTTGGCCGTGGTACGTCAATACTGGCAATAAGATGATGACCGCAAATACCATCTGTACATATAACGCGATCCAGTTGTTAAACGGTAGACGCCAGCGTTTGAGTAATACGCCGTACAGTGAGTAACTACACGCTGCAATCAGCATATAGGTATCGCCAATGTTAATGCCTTCTGATAACAAGTTACTGATTTTGCCGTGACTTAGCATATACACTAAACCAGTCAGTGAAATCATCGCACCAAACAAGGCTTTTTTAGTTAATGTCAGTCCGAGTATCGGCACACTAAACATCAAGCTTAGCAAAGGGACTAAGGCAAAGATCAGCGTCATGTGGGTTGCTGTTGTTGTCGCAGCGGCAAAGTAGGCGAGGGATTGATTAATCGCCATGCCCAGTAAGGCAAGGAATGCTAGCTTAGATAAATAAGGCTTAATTGCATGGCGTTTTTTCCATACAGGTTTGATTAAAAAAGGCGTTAAGGTAATTAAGGCGATAAACCAACGATAGAAAGAAATCGTTTCGGGTGCGATCACATTGGCCGATAAGATATTAACAATCGAATTGCCTGACCAGATGATAACCGTGAATAGCGGGAGTAAAAAGTACATGGGATCTGCTTACGTATAAAAAGAAGATTGTAGCAGAGAATATAATGTAATTTATAGAGAATAAACCAAGGTGACGTAATGAGGTAGAATCATCACCTTGGTTCAGCGTTATTTGCGGATTTTATTACCTGTACGCTATTCTTACTGCGTTAGCGTTTTTTGCGATACGCGTTTCTTAACGACTGTTTCATTAAACACCAATGACAGAATAATTATACTACCGCCTAATGCCAATTTAACTAAGTCTGCATCACGATTCCAAATCACTAAGTTAACTAATAAGCCTAATGGCACCAGTACATTGTTCATCGCTGCTAATGTCCCTGCGTTAACCAAACACGCGCCTTTATTCCACATGAAGTAACCTAAACCTGAAGCGATAATACCAAGGTAAGTTAATACGCTCCATTGCGTTGTGGTTGTTGGCATTTTTTCAGTGCTACCCAGTAACATGAATGCGATAGCTGCAATCAGGAATGCGCCAATATAAAATAAGCCAAATACTTCGCTATGTTTCACATCTTTTAATTCGTTTTCTGATAATTTCTTATAAGCCACTTGGCCAATCGCCATGGCAATATTCGCGCCTTGAACAACTAAGAAACCAATGACAAAACCTTCATTAATGCCTGCGTATTTAATGACAACTGCACCGAGTACAGCGATAAACGCAGTACCTAAATACCAAGGGCTGAAACGTGAATGTAATAAGTCATCAATCAAGGTTACATAGATAGGCGTGAATACCGTAAACAGGAGTACTTCAGGCACGGATAGCAGTAGGAATGATTGATAATAGAAACCATACATAATACCCAACTGACAAGCGCCGATAGTCATCACTTTAATAATGGTCGAACGGGCGAGGTTACCCAGGCGTAAAAATGGGATGAATACCAACATCGCTAAACCGATACGGAATAATACCGAGAACCAAGCATCAACCTGACCGGACAAATAAACCCCGATAAGACTAAATGAAAAAGCCCATACTAAATTTGTAATGATTAAAAAATGCATTCCGTTACCTTAATTAATAGATGTCTGCAGATTTAACGACGATTGCCGAAAATAGTAACTAGAGTTTATATTTTGCTTGGTTTACATTACAGGCTTGTGTTTTAAATTTGCCATTTTGATTTACGTCAGAGTAATAAATGAGCATTTGTAAGTTGTGAATACGAGTATATTTAATGTTGATATAATTAATATTAGCTGTTTATTTTCGAATATCGAGATCGTTAAAATGATGAAACTAAGTGCTTTATTACCTTTGCCTTTGCCTTTGCCTTTACCTTTAATTTTGCTGGTGGCGTTTAATTCTGCTGCTAACGTAGCGGTAAACCCTATTTTTCAATTAGAAGCCAAACCTGAAATTGGTGAAATGGTGACGTCATCTAACGCTGAACTGTGTGAAGTTGCCAAAGGTTCTGTGGATTATCTTAATTTGGGGGAAGATTATGACCCCGGTATTATCACCGCCGGCATAACTGCACAATTTGGTGGTGATTTAGACCGCGTAAAACGCACACTTAATTTTATTTGCCAGGTAGAGCAAGAAGATAAATTAGCGGGTACTAAAAGCCGTCTTATGGATGCCGATTTTATTGCAGAGCACTTTGACGTGATCCGTTGGATGCCAGATAAAAACCAAGCGCAGGGCTTTGCTAAAGACAAACCGCTGTTGAAAAATATCCCTGACGATAAAATCTTACTGACTAAATATTATATTAAACTTGCGAAAGGAACTGCCAGGCAAACGCCTGAAACCCCTTATGCGTTATATGCTATTCCGAATGATGAAAAAGACCTTACGCTTGAGCAAGCTAATGCTGACCCGAGTTTGACCCGTCATCAACTGACTAAGCAAGACGTCATAACAGGTATTTTGGATAAAGATAAATTAGCCCAGCCGATGGTTTGGCTATCGCGTTACGACTTAGAAGACTCATTAATGCAGGGCACTGTCAAAGTCGACTTTACGACTGATAAAAGTACGAGTGGTGATATTTCCGGTAACAATAGTGACGATCGCAGTGAGATCACCAGCCAGTTCTTTAACGTACATCGTAATAATGGCATTGGTTATAAACGTAATTTAAAGAAAGAGCAGCAGGGGCGTTATTGGTACTTCAAGAAAACTGAATCGGTCATGGGCTACGGTAAAGATGCTAACTATAAGATCCCTGTTTATCCGCTAGTTACAGTTGCTGGCGATTTAGCGCACTTAGGCTTAGGCAAACTGATTATGCTGACCCACAATGGCGAAAGTCGTTTAACCGTATTAGCTGACACGGGCGGGGCTTTTGAGAATAATCAATATCAACTCGATTACCTCGGCGGTTACTTCAAAAACTGGGATGACTATATTAATACTTATCGCACTTTCCCTGATTATTTTGAAGCACGGATATTATTGTTGAAAGAATAGCAGTCGCAATTGCTATGGCAGAACCCCGATATTCAATAATCAACTGGGTTCTGCTGGCTGCTCAGTAGTGTTCATCAGGCTGTTTATTGATAAACCACGTTGTTTTTAATATAGATAACCTCTACACGGCGGTTCTTAATACGCCCAGCGCGGGTTTTATTTGACGCGATTGGGTTTGCCTCGCCTTTCCAAGCAGTATTAATCACTTCTTTATTCACTCCTAGTTTAATAAAGTAATCTCGTACCGCTTCGGCACGTTTTTTAGAAAGCTTGAAGTTGTAAGCTTCTGGGCCACTGGTATCGGTATACGCAACTATCTCAACGCTTATCTCTACACGACTCGCACGCATTTTTTGGGCTAGTTGTGCCAAGGCACTGCTATCA encodes the following:
- a CDS encoding DMT family transporter, whose product is MYFLLPLFTVIIWSGNSIVNILSANVIAPETISFYRWFIALITLTPFLIKPVWKKRHAIKPYLSKLAFLALLGMAINQSLAYFAAATTTATHMTLIFALVPLLSLMFSVPILGLTLTKKALFGAMISLTGLVYMLSHGKISNLLSEGINIGDTYMLIAACSYSLYGVLLKRWRLPFNNWIALYVQMVFAVIILLPVLTYHGQVSLTTESLPLVLYAAIPTSILATWLWMQSIQHLGADKSAMFMNLLPVFTAVMATFILDEQLSSYQFIGGALVLTGVAMTQFKSRKVVKKEVLI
- the metC gene encoding cystathionine beta-lyase; this encodes MSSDKLATQLVSAGRDRKFSHGSVNPVVQRASSIVFESVKAKKAATAKRADGELFYGRRGTQTHFSLQEAMTELEGGAGCALYPCGAAAVTNSILSFVSAGEHILMTGAAYEPTQDFCNVMLAKMNVATTYYDPMLGEGIAALMQDNTSVVFLESPSSVTMEVQDIPAIVKAVRAVNPEVIIMMDNTWAAGVLFKALEHDIDISIQAGTKYIIGHSDYMLGTAVANERCWAQLREQSYLMGQMVDADTAYMASRGLRTMGIRLKQHEAASIQVANWLSARPEVERVNHPALPSCKGHEFYKRDFNGCNGLFSFILKDKLSNEQLANYLDNFAHFSMAYSWGGYESLILANQASELNRIRPAGDVDFTGTLVRLHIGLEDVEDLISDLEAGFARL
- a CDS encoding EamA family transporter, whose amino-acid sequence is MHFLIITNLVWAFSFSLIGVYLSGQVDAWFSVLFRIGLAMLVFIPFLRLGNLARSTIIKVMTIGACQLGIMYGFYYQSFLLLSVPEVLLFTVFTPIYVTLIDDLLHSRFSPWYLGTAFIAVLGAVVIKYAGINEGFVIGFLVVQGANIAMAIGQVAYKKLSENELKDVKHSEVFGLFYIGAFLIAAIAFMLLGSTEKMPTTTTQWSVLTYLGIIASGLGYFMWNKGACLVNAGTLAAMNNVLVPLGLLVNLVIWNRDADLVKLALGGSIIILSLVFNETVVKKRVSQKTLTQ